GATGACGCGTGCGGCTCGTGGCGGTTATCGTCGCGATCGGTGATCATGGCGCTTCCTTTCGTCGGATCGACCGCGCCCATCGCGGCCTTCATGGCGACGAAAGCGGCGGGCGGAGCGGACCTGCACCCGCAGCGAAGCGAAGGGCCGGAGCGCAGCGGAGGACGGCGAAGGCCGGCTATTTTGCCTCGCGATGGAAAGCGGCCGCAGGCCGCGCCGGAAAATAGTCGGCCGCAGCCGTTGCCGATCCGAGCCGCCTGCCGATCGATCGCCCTCTGAAGAAGGCCGTGGGGGGCGGACCTCTCCGACAATTCAGGAAGCGTCATCATCAACGTGACGTGAATCCGCCGGCAGCGAGCATCAGCCCCTTCAGCCCGAGCCTATGCCGCCAGCTCCATGAAGCGCGCGACGTCCTGCGGGGCGATCTGCACACGTACGGCCGCCCGGATTACATCGAGCCCGAGCAGCCGCAGATCTTCATTGAAGTCGCCGAGTGTCGGAGACAGCACGATCGCCTCGATTCCGAGCTGTTGCGCCCGGTCGATCAACGCCGTCACCGCGCCGTCGCCGGCCGGATCATCGTCTCGCGCGATGTAAAGTCGGCGCAATGTGTCGGAGAAGATGATGGCGGAGAGATGCGCCGCGGACAGAGCCGCGGCCATCGGCATGGTCGGAAGCGCCGATCGCAGCGACAGAACAGTTTCGACGCCTTCGCCCGCCGCCATGACCTCGCCCGCCACGCCGAAGCGGACCGCATGGCCGTTGAGATCGCCCATCGCCCGTCTCGGCGTTTCGATCGGCGCCTTTCCGAGCGTCGTCTCCGAGAAGCCGCGAGGATCGAGCCATGTGCGATGCACGCCGGTCAGGCGCCCGTCGAGGTCCGTGACGGAGGCGATCATCGCCGGCCAGATTTCGGTCGGGGAGTGCTCGTCCGGCCGGTGATAGCAGTGAGGATGAAAGCGGAGCGATCCGGTTTCGTGCAAAGCGGTAATGCCGCGATTGCGCAGATACGTTTCTGCGAGAGTCCCGGAAATCGGCTGCGACATGGCGAAGAGCCGCCGCGCTGACTCCCGCGAGTCGGCAAGTGTCGAAGGTGATCTTGTCCTCTTCTTCATCAACGCGGGCTCCGGGAGCGGCAGGCTGAGGAACAAGCGCGCCTCGGCCACAGTGTCCTTGAATTCTGCGAAGCCGCAACTCTCGCGGATCACGTCGAGCAGATCGCCGTGCTCGCTGGTCGCGGCGTCCAGCCAACGCCCGGCGGCGCCCTTGCCTTCTGTGGGCCCGGTCAAGCGGACGAACATTGAGCGGCCGGGCGTGTTGCGGACATCGCCGACCAGCCAATAGCGGCCTTCGCGATGTCCATTGGAGAGATAGTGGCGGCACACCGCCTCGGCCTGTCGGCCGAGACGTTGCGCAAGGTCGGAGGCGTCGGGACGAGCCATGTCACGCAGCCTCCTTGTCGCTGACGCGCTGGAGCGGATAGCGCTCCATCAATTTCGCCAGCACGGCCGAGCCGCTCGCGTCGACAGGCACGAACATGCGCAGCTTCCACGAGATGATCTCGTGGAACAGCCCATAGGCGGAGAGGCGGTCGCGCATGGCGTCGGTGAACCCCGACAGCTCGATGCGGTACGCGCCCATGACGCGGACGCGGCGAAGCTGGAGATCGTCGGCAAGGTGGACGACGGCGCGGCCATCGGTCAGGACGGCGAATGCGTCCTCCGCGGACAGATCGACCGCGCCGCTCGCGAGGGCTCCCGCGACCCAGGCAGGCGTGACCCGGCGTCCGATGATGCGCTCGCCATCGTCGGTCTGGAGGCGATAGACCCGCGTCGAGTCCTTCGGCAGGCGTTTCCAGATCGGCAGCAGCAGGCCGGCGACGATATGGATCGTGCTGTCGGAAAATTCCGGCACGGCGGCGACCTCGGCGCTCCACGCGGCGGCGAATGCGTCCCGGTCGGCCTCGGTCCAATGGCTTTCCTCCCTCATCTTCAGCGAAGCATAGTGCTGCTCCATCGGTCGGATCAGGCGCACGCGCCGCTCGATCTCGCCATCGTCGAGCATCAGCGACGGCGCAGGCAGTTGAACCGCAGCTCGCCCAGAGCGCTCATTGACGAGCGGTATCGCGCGCCGATCGGCGAGAAGATCGAGCGCCCGGTCGAGCGTCAGCGGATGATTGCGCTCGCGCTGCGTGATCGTCAGCAGGCGCGTCTCCGCGCCTGTGCCGGGATGGACGTAAATGGTCCGGCGATCGGTGACGAGGAAACTCTCGGCCCGCAGCGTCTCGAGTCCGACGTCATAGACGCCCGCGGCAATGGCGCCTTCGATTTTCGCGTTCAGCAATTGCTCGAAGGCCGTGAACAGCACACCCTGGAGCTCGATGGTGAGGGCCAGCAATCGGTTGAGGAAGGTCGTGATCGGCGGCAGATCGTCCTTGATCCCGTTCGAATCCGTCAGCGACAATCCGGTCGCCTCTTCGAAAGTCTGCAGGGAACAGCCGTCGATCTTGCCGCGGACGAGCAGCAGATAGAGCTGGCGCAGCGCATCGCACGCGTAACGGCTCTCGAGATTGTCTTCGGGACGGAACAGGCCCTGGCCGCCGGTCTGACGTTGGCCGCGCGTGATCGCGCCCAGTGTGTCGAGCCGCCGCGCGATCGTGCTGAGGAAACGCTTCTCCGCCTTCACATCCGTCGCGATCGGCCTGAATAACGGCGGTTGCGCTTGGTTCGTCCGGTTGGTGCGGCCGAGCCCTTGGATGGCGGCGTCGGCCTTCCAGCCCGGCTCGAGCAGATAGTGGACGCGCAGCCGATGGTTCCGCGCCGACAGTTCGGCGTGGTAGCTACGCCCGGTGCCGCCGGCGTCCGAGAACACCAGGATGCGCTTCTGATCGTCCATGAATGCGGCGGTCTCGGCGAGATTGGCTGAGCCTGCGCGGCTCTCGACCACGAGGCGGTCGCCCTTGCGGACGATGCGGCGCGAACGACCGGTCACTTCCGCTACCATGTCGGCGCCGAAACGCTGGACGATCTGGTCGAGCGCGCCGGGGACCGGCGGCAGGCTGGCGAGCTGTTCGATCAGCCGATCGCGGCGAGCGACGGCCTCGCGGCTTTCAACCGGCTGGCCGTCACGGAACACGGGCCGGGAGGAGAGATTGCCCTCGCTGTCCGTGAAGGGCTCATAGAGCTGCACGGGGAAGGAATGGGCGAGATAGTCGAGAACATACTCCCTCGGAGTGATGTCGACGCGGACGTCGTTCCATTCCTCGGTCGGGATCTCGGCGAGCCGACGCTCCATCAGCGCTTCGCCGGTCGAGACGATCTGCACCACGACCGCGTGACCTTCCCCGAGATCGCGGTCGATCGACCGGATCAGGGTCGGCGTTTTCATCGAGGTCAGCAGATGGCCGAAGAAGCGCTGCTTCGCCGACTCGAAGGCCGAGCGCGCGGCCGACTTCGCCTGGCGGTTCAATGCGCCGCCGCTCTCGCCGGTGATGTTGGCGGCCTGCATCGCCGCGTCGAGATTGTTATGGATGATCGAGAAGGCACCGGCATAGGCGTCGTAGATGCGGCGCTGCTCGTCGGTGAGCCGATGCTCGACCAGCTCGTATTCGACGCCCTCATAGCTGAGCGAGCGCGCCGTATAGAGGCCGAGGGCGCGAAGGTCACGGGCGAGCACCTCCATCGCCGCGACGCCGCCGGCGTCGATCGCGTCGACGAACTCGGCGCGCGTGGCGAACGGAAAATCCTCGCCGCCCCAGAGGCCGAGGCGCTGGGCGTAGGCAAGATTATGGACCGTGGTGGCCCCGGTCGCCGAGACATAGACCACGCGTGCATTCGGCAGCGCGTGCTGGAGGCGAAGTCCTGCGCGGCCTTGCTGCGAGGCGGCCTGGTCGCCGCGTTCGCCCTTGCCGCCGGCGGCGTTCTGCATGGCGTGGCTCTCGTCGAAGATGATCACCCCGTCGAAATCGGGGCCCAACCATTCGACGATCTGCCGCACGCGGGAAACCTTCTCGCCGCGCTCGTCGGACCGCAGCGTAGCATAGGTCAAAAATAGGATACCTTCGTGCAGCGAGATCGGCTTGCCCTGGGGGAAACGAGAGAGCGGCGTGACGAGCAGTCGCTCCATGCCGAGGGCCGACCAGTCGCGCTGCGCATCCTCGAGCAGCTTGTCGGATTTGGAGATCCACAACGCCCTGCGGCGACGCTGCATCCAATTGTCGAGGATGATACCTGCCGACTGACGGCCCTTGCCGGCGCCGGTCCCGTCGCCGAGCATGAAGCCGCGGCGGAAGCGAACGGCGTTCTCGGCGTCATCCCGCGCGGCTGCGACGACGTCGAACGTCTCGTCGACCGTCCACGAGCCGGCGAGAAACGCCGAATGGGTTTCGCCGGCGTAGATGACTGTTTCGAGCTGGGCGTCGGAGAGCAGGCCGTCCGAGATAATGTTCGTCGGCAGCCGTGGCCGATAGCTCGGCTTCGGTGGCGCGACCGAGGCCATGGCGGCGGATTGCACCAGCTTGGTGGGGTGGGCCTGAGAACCGGGAATACGGATCGCCTGCAATCCGTATTCTTCATAGATGGCATCCGTCAGGCGCGCGCCTTCCGACGGCGTCCAGTCGATGGTCTCATAAGCAAGCTCGACGCCCTCAGGGGCGCTGGAAAGCATCTCTCGGCGAACCGGAGCATTTCGAACAGAAGCAATCGTCGCCGTGCGCGGGCGTGGACTGCCGATCGGCGCGGGCAGTATGGCGACCGGCAGACGCGGGGGCATCAACTCGCCGATCCACGCGAGGAGCGTCGTCACATCTGGCGCGATGCCGAGCGACGCCGGAAAGACGGTCGGATCGTCCGCCGGCAGCTTGTCGATGATCGTGAGCCGTGTTTCGACCGTCGTGCCGTGCTTCGCGTAGACGACGCCGTCTATCACGACGGAAAAGACGACGCGGCCGCGCCGCTGAAGGCCGATGAAGGCGTCTCGCCAAGCCGACGCGTCGGGCGCGAAGGTCGCGCCCGTGATCGTGACCAGGCGGCCGCCATCGGCCAGTCGCGCCAGGGCGGAGGCGATGTGACGATAGGCGGCGTCCGCCGTGCGGCCGGAGACATTCGCCACGGCCGAGAACGGCGGATTCATCAGCACGATGGAGGGAACGATCGCCGGATCGAGGTGATCGTCGATCTGCGCCGCATCGAAACGGGTGATCGGAGCGAAGGGAAAAAGAAGCGAGAGAAGTTCCGCGCGGGTCTCTGCGAGCTCGTTGAGAATGAGGGATGCGCCGGCCATCTCGGCGAGAATGGCGAGCAGTCCGGTGCCGGCCGAGGGTTCGAGAACGCGGTCGGCGGGCGAAATCGCGGCCGCGGCGAGAACCGCGAGGCCGAGCGGGATCGGCGTCGAGAATTGCTGAAAGGTCTCGCTCTCCTCGGACCGGTGCGTATGCGTCGGCAAGATGTCCGCGATCTTCGACAGCATCGGAAGTGCGGCGGCCGGAGAGCCGGCTTTGCGGAGAAGCGCCTTTCCGCATTTGCGCAGGAACAGAGCCGTCGTCGCCTCGCAGGCGTCATAGCCCATTTTCCAGTCCCAGGCGCCGGAGGCGTCCGATGCGCCGAAGGCGGATTCCATCGCCGAGCGAAGAATGGCGGCGTCGATGCGTCGGCCATGTTCGAGATGGGGAAGGAGACGGCGAGCCGCGTCGGCGATCGCCAAGCCGGTAGAAGAATGACGGTCGGGGGTCGACGCAGCCGCGTCGGCGGCCGCAGGAGCAGACTTCTTGGACATGGGAGAGGTCTCGGGAGAGCGGGAGCGGACGAGCCGGCTGGCGCTCTCTCTCGAACCAGCCGGGCTCGCTCCCCCCGGCCGAACTCTTCCTCTCACGGCGTTCCGGGATGGTCGCGCATGGGCCGTTGCGGTCCGCCGGACCGAACGATCTCGACGGCTCGCCGCGAGAGCGCCATTGTGGAACTTTCGACAGCCGGCATGAAAAATGGCGGAGCGCTTGCCGTCGCTCCGCCGAAAGATCATTCAGCCACAATCGGAATCGGCGCTCTCTTTCGCTTCATCGTCCGAGAGAAACTCAGGCAGCTCTTCGGATTCGTCGGCTGTTTCGCCCGCTTCGAGATCAGCCTGTTCGACGTCGTCGAGCCGCAAAGGCTCCGGCAGCCAGCCGGTGTCGGCGAGCAAGCGTTCGGCCTCGATCGCCATCTCGCCCTTTTTCAAATGATCGATGAGCTGGACGGCCCGTTCGTCCTTGGCCTCGCGAACGGCGTCCAGGATACGGCGCTTCGGCACGCGACCGAGATAATTGTCGACGGTCGGCTTCCAACCGGCGTCGACCATGTTCAAGCCGACCGCTCGAGCGAGCCGGTCCGCGTGCTTCAAGCGCTGTTGCACGGAATGCGCCGTAACTGCGCCGCCGGCATAGCGGTCAGCTTTTTCGTGGAGGGCGTTGACCCCATGGGCGACACAATGCGCGAGCAGCGCGAGGCGATGCGCGTCGTCGAGGTCGACGAGCCAGTCCCAGAGCGCTCGGTCGTCCCTCGGAATATCTGCCTTCCACGCGTCATGCCGCTCGGCGATCGCTCGCGAACAGGAGCTGTTCTTCAGATCCGCAGCCTGGATGGGAAAGGAGACCTG
The sequence above is a segment of the Methylosinus trichosporium OB3b genome. Coding sequences within it:
- a CDS encoding DUF7146 domain-containing protein, encoding MARPDASDLAQRLGRQAEAVCRHYLSNGHREGRYWLVGDVRNTPGRSMFVRLTGPTEGKGAAGRWLDAATSEHGDLLDVIRESCGFAEFKDTVAEARLFLSLPLPEPALMKKRTRSPSTLADSRESARRLFAMSQPISGTLAETYLRNRGITALHETGSLRFHPHCYHRPDEHSPTEIWPAMIASVTDLDGRLTGVHRTWLDPRGFSETTLGKAPIETPRRAMGDLNGHAVRFGVAGEVMAAGEGVETVLSLRSALPTMPMAAALSAAHLSAIIFSDTLRRLYIARDDDPAGDGAVTALIDRAQQLGIEAIVLSPTLGDFNEDLRLLGLDVIRAAVRVQIAPQDVARFMELAA
- a CDS encoding strawberry notch family protein, with the translated sequence MSKKSAPAAADAAASTPDRHSSTGLAIADAARRLLPHLEHGRRIDAAILRSAMESAFGASDASGAWDWKMGYDACEATTALFLRKCGKALLRKAGSPAAALPMLSKIADILPTHTHRSEESETFQQFSTPIPLGLAVLAAAAISPADRVLEPSAGTGLLAILAEMAGASLILNELAETRAELLSLLFPFAPITRFDAAQIDDHLDPAIVPSIVLMNPPFSAVANVSGRTADAAYRHIASALARLADGGRLVTITGATFAPDASAWRDAFIGLQRRGRVVFSVVIDGVVYAKHGTTVETRLTIIDKLPADDPTVFPASLGIAPDVTTLLAWIGELMPPRLPVAILPAPIGSPRPRTATIASVRNAPVRREMLSSAPEGVELAYETIDWTPSEGARLTDAIYEEYGLQAIRIPGSQAHPTKLVQSAAMASVAPPKPSYRPRLPTNIISDGLLSDAQLETVIYAGETHSAFLAGSWTVDETFDVVAAARDDAENAVRFRRGFMLGDGTGAGKGRQSAGIILDNWMQRRRRALWISKSDKLLEDAQRDWSALGMERLLVTPLSRFPQGKPISLHEGILFLTYATLRSDERGEKVSRVRQIVEWLGPDFDGVIIFDESHAMQNAAGGKGERGDQAASQQGRAGLRLQHALPNARVVYVSATGATTVHNLAYAQRLGLWGGEDFPFATRAEFVDAIDAGGVAAMEVLARDLRALGLYTARSLSYEGVEYELVEHRLTDEQRRIYDAYAGAFSIIHNNLDAAMQAANITGESGGALNRQAKSAARSAFESAKQRFFGHLLTSMKTPTLIRSIDRDLGEGHAVVVQIVSTGEALMERRLAEIPTEEWNDVRVDITPREYVLDYLAHSFPVQLYEPFTDSEGNLSSRPVFRDGQPVESREAVARRDRLIEQLASLPPVPGALDQIVQRFGADMVAEVTGRSRRIVRKGDRLVVESRAGSANLAETAAFMDDQKRILVFSDAGGTGRSYHAELSARNHRLRVHYLLEPGWKADAAIQGLGRTNRTNQAQPPLFRPIATDVKAEKRFLSTIARRLDTLGAITRGQRQTGGQGLFRPEDNLESRYACDALRQLYLLLVRGKIDGCSLQTFEEATGLSLTDSNGIKDDLPPITTFLNRLLALTIELQGVLFTAFEQLLNAKIEGAIAAGVYDVGLETLRAESFLVTDRRTIYVHPGTGAETRLLTITQRERNHPLTLDRALDLLADRRAIPLVNERSGRAAVQLPAPSLMLDDGEIERRVRLIRPMEQHYASLKMREESHWTEADRDAFAAAWSAEVAAVPEFSDSTIHIVAGLLLPIWKRLPKDSTRVYRLQTDDGERIIGRRVTPAWVAGALASGAVDLSAEDAFAVLTDGRAVVHLADDLQLRRVRVMGAYRIELSGFTDAMRDRLSAYGLFHEIISWKLRMFVPVDASGSAVLAKLMERYPLQRVSDKEAA